Proteins from a genomic interval of Aquabacterium sp. J223:
- a CDS encoding ABC transporter substrate-binding protein, with product MKTSPLSLARRGLLAAGLAATSLFTTLPAQAQETPVKFQLDWRFEGPSAFFLWPVAKGHFKAEKLNVTIDAGNGSGNAVNRVASGTYDMGFADLSALMEFHANNPTAPNKPVAVMMVYNNTPAAVFSLKKTGIKTPKDLEGKKLGAPVFDAGRRAFPIFQKANGIGNVQWTSMDPPLRETMLARGDVDAITGFYFTSLLNLEARNIKAEDVAVMMYPDHGVRLYGNVIIASEDFLKKNPEAVKGFLRAFTKAAKEVMADPKAATAVVKERDGIINADMEERRLRLAINSAIATPDARAEGFGDVKGPRLALMASQVADAFNTKGRINPDAVWNAGFLPSAAERNVLPPAPKK from the coding sequence ATGAAGACCAGCCCCCTGTCCCTCGCCCGCCGCGGCCTGCTCGCCGCCGGCCTCGCCGCCACCTCGCTGTTCACCACGCTGCCCGCCCAGGCGCAGGAAACCCCCGTCAAGTTCCAGCTCGACTGGCGCTTCGAAGGCCCGTCGGCCTTCTTCCTGTGGCCGGTGGCCAAGGGCCACTTCAAGGCCGAGAAGCTCAACGTCACCATCGACGCCGGCAACGGCTCGGGCAACGCGGTCAACCGCGTGGCCTCCGGCACCTACGACATGGGCTTCGCCGACCTGTCGGCGCTGATGGAGTTCCACGCCAACAACCCGACCGCGCCGAACAAGCCGGTGGCGGTCATGATGGTCTACAACAACACGCCGGCGGCCGTGTTCTCGCTGAAGAAGACCGGCATCAAGACGCCGAAGGACCTGGAGGGCAAGAAGCTCGGCGCCCCGGTGTTCGACGCCGGCCGCCGTGCCTTCCCCATCTTCCAGAAGGCCAACGGCATCGGCAACGTGCAGTGGACCAGCATGGACCCGCCGCTGCGAGAGACCATGCTGGCCCGCGGCGACGTGGACGCGATCACCGGCTTCTACTTCACCTCGCTGCTCAACCTGGAGGCCCGCAACATCAAGGCCGAGGACGTGGCCGTGATGATGTACCCCGACCACGGCGTGCGGCTGTACGGCAACGTCATCATCGCCAGCGAGGACTTCCTGAAGAAGAACCCCGAGGCGGTCAAAGGCTTCCTGCGCGCCTTCACCAAGGCCGCCAAGGAAGTGATGGCCGACCCCAAGGCCGCCACCGCGGTGGTGAAGGAGCGCGACGGCATCATCAACGCCGACATGGAAGAGCGCCGGCTGCGGCTGGCGATCAACTCCGCCATCGCCACGCCGGACGCCCGCGCCGAGGGCTTCGGCGACGTCAAGGGCCCGCGCCTGGCGCTGATGGCCAGCCAGGTCGCCGACGCCTTCAACACCAAGGGCCGCATCAACCCCGACGCGGTGTGGAACGCCGGCTTCCTGCCCTCCGCCGCCGAGCGCAACGTGCTGCCCCCGGCCCCGAAGAAATAG
- a CDS encoding ABC transporter ATP-binding protein: protein MPAFVDFHDVWLAYNDELLAAGHYAVEDINLQIGEGEFIAIVGPSGCGKSTFMKLATGLKRPSKGTVIIDGREVTGPLKITGMAFQAPSLLPWRTTMQNVLLPLEIVEPYRSNFRAKRAEYEEKARKLLQSVGLGGYEDKFPWQLSGGMQQRASICRALVHEPKMLLLDEPFGALDAFTREELWCALRDLQALQKFNVILVTHDLRESVFLADTVYVMSKSPGRFVVKREIDLPRPRDLEITYTPAFTNIVHELRGHIGAMRQPAQAVATGVPQ, encoded by the coding sequence ATGCCTGCCTTCGTCGATTTCCATGATGTCTGGTTGGCCTACAACGACGAGTTGCTCGCTGCCGGCCACTACGCCGTCGAGGACATCAACCTGCAGATCGGCGAAGGCGAGTTCATCGCCATCGTCGGCCCGTCGGGCTGCGGCAAGTCCACCTTCATGAAGCTGGCCACCGGCCTGAAGCGGCCGAGCAAGGGCACGGTGATCATCGACGGGCGCGAGGTCACCGGCCCGTTGAAGATCACCGGCATGGCCTTCCAGGCGCCCAGCCTGCTGCCCTGGCGCACGACGATGCAGAACGTGCTGCTGCCGCTGGAGATCGTCGAGCCCTACCGCTCGAACTTCCGCGCCAAGCGTGCGGAGTACGAGGAGAAGGCGCGCAAGCTGCTGCAGAGCGTGGGTCTCGGCGGCTACGAGGACAAGTTCCCGTGGCAGCTGTCCGGCGGCATGCAGCAGCGCGCCAGCATCTGCCGCGCGCTGGTGCACGAGCCGAAGATGCTGCTGCTCGACGAGCCGTTCGGCGCGCTGGACGCCTTCACCCGCGAGGAGCTGTGGTGCGCGCTGCGCGATCTGCAGGCGCTGCAGAAGTTCAACGTCATCCTCGTCACGCACGACCTGCGGGAGAGCGTGTTCCTCGCCGACACGGTCTACGTCATGAGCAAGAGCCCCGGACGCTTCGTGGTCAAGCGCGAGATCGACCTGCCGCGTCCGCGCGACCTGGAGATCACCTACACACCGGCCTTCACCAACATCGTCCACGAGCTGCGCGGCCACATCGGCGCCATGCGGCAGCCCGCGCAGGCGGTGGCCACGGGGGTGCCCCAGTGA
- a CDS encoding M20/M25/M40 family metallo-hydrolase: MTRPYDALDQWIADHFDEQVAFLQVLVRVPTDTPPGNNAPHAEATADRLAGFGLQAERHPVPADAVKAFGLESITNLVVRQRFGDGAGPTVALNAHGDVVPPGEGWTHDPYGGEVVDGRLYGRAAAVSKSDFATFTFALRALQSLNAALRGNVELHFTYDEEFGGELGPGWLLKQGLTKPDLLIAAGFSHEVVTAHNGCLQMAVTVHGRMAHAAIPDTGVDALQGAVAILQALYARNAHYRANVRSQVAGIHHPYLNVGRIEGGTNTNVVPGTVTFKLDRRMIPEEDPVAVEAEVRETIATAATRVPGISVDIQRMLLARALKPLPGHERLVAPLQRHGREVFGHELPTSGTPLYTDVRLYGEAGVPAVIYGAGPRTVLESNAKRADEHLVLDDLHRATRVVARTLFDLLSPAP, from the coding sequence ATGACCCGCCCCTACGACGCGCTGGACCAGTGGATCGCCGACCACTTCGATGAGCAGGTGGCCTTCCTGCAGGTGCTGGTGCGCGTGCCCACCGACACGCCGCCGGGGAACAACGCGCCGCACGCCGAGGCCACGGCCGACCGGCTGGCCGGCTTCGGGCTGCAGGCCGAGCGCCATCCGGTGCCGGCCGACGCGGTGAAGGCCTTCGGCCTCGAATCGATCACCAACCTCGTCGTTCGCCAGCGCTTCGGCGACGGCGCCGGGCCCACCGTCGCGCTGAACGCCCATGGCGACGTGGTGCCGCCGGGCGAGGGCTGGACGCACGACCCCTATGGCGGCGAGGTGGTGGACGGCAGGCTTTACGGCCGCGCGGCGGCGGTGAGCAAGAGCGACTTCGCCACCTTCACCTTCGCGCTGCGCGCGCTGCAGTCGCTGAACGCCGCGCTGCGCGGCAACGTCGAGCTGCACTTCACCTACGACGAGGAGTTCGGCGGCGAGCTCGGCCCCGGCTGGCTGCTGAAGCAAGGCCTGACGAAGCCCGACCTGCTGATCGCCGCCGGCTTCAGCCACGAGGTGGTCACCGCCCACAACGGCTGCCTGCAGATGGCGGTGACGGTGCACGGCCGCATGGCGCATGCCGCCATCCCCGACACCGGCGTCGACGCGCTGCAGGGCGCGGTCGCCATCCTGCAGGCGCTGTACGCCCGCAACGCGCACTACCGGGCCAACGTGCGTTCGCAGGTGGCCGGCATCCACCACCCGTACCTCAACGTGGGGCGCATCGAGGGCGGCACCAACACCAACGTGGTGCCCGGCACCGTCACGTTCAAGCTGGACCGCCGCATGATCCCCGAGGAGGACCCGGTGGCGGTGGAGGCCGAGGTGCGCGAGACCATCGCCACCGCCGCCACCCGGGTGCCCGGCATCTCGGTGGACATCCAGCGGATGCTGCTGGCCCGCGCGCTGAAGCCGCTGCCCGGCCACGAGCGGCTGGTGGCGCCGCTGCAGCGCCATGGCCGCGAGGTGTTCGGCCACGAGCTGCCCACCTCCGGCACCCCGCTGTACACCGACGTGCGCCTGTATGGCGAGGCCGGCGTGCCGGCCGTCATCTATGGCGCGGGCCCGCGCACCGTGCTCGAATCCAACGCCAAGCGCGCCGACGAACACCTGGTGCTCGACGACCTGCACCGTGCCACCCGCGTCGTCGCGCGCACGCTGTTCGACCTGCTGTCCCCCGCCCCCTGA
- the puuE gene encoding allantoinase PuuE has translation MDIAPITPARYPRDLIGYGPNPPHAMWPGRARIAVQFVLNYEEGGENSVLHGDAGSEQFLSEMFNPASYPARHLSMESIYEYGSRAGVWRLLREFTARRMPLTIFGIGMALERHPGLAAAFTDLGHEVAAHGWRWIHYQNADEATEREHLARCVEAIERLCGQRPQGWYTGRDSPNTRRLVADHGGFLYDSDHYGDDLPFWLQVRKTDGMLAPQLVVPYTLDTNDMRFASAQGFGTGEDFFDHLRDAFDVLYAEGDPAGENRPKMLSVGLHCRLVGRPARMRALQRFLDHVQAHDRVWVCRRIDIARHWQQVHPFDPATAFVWE, from the coding sequence ATGGACATCGCCCCCATCACCCCTGCGCGCTACCCGCGCGACCTCATCGGCTACGGCCCCAACCCGCCGCACGCGATGTGGCCGGGGCGCGCGCGCATCGCCGTGCAGTTCGTCCTCAACTACGAAGAGGGCGGCGAGAACTCGGTGCTGCACGGCGACGCCGGCAGCGAGCAGTTCCTGTCGGAGATGTTCAACCCGGCCAGCTACCCGGCCCGGCACCTGAGCATGGAGTCGATCTACGAATACGGCTCGCGCGCCGGGGTGTGGCGGCTGCTGCGCGAGTTCACCGCACGCCGCATGCCGCTCACCATCTTCGGCATCGGCATGGCGCTGGAACGCCACCCCGGCCTGGCCGCCGCCTTCACCGACCTCGGCCACGAGGTGGCCGCCCACGGCTGGCGCTGGATTCACTACCAGAACGCCGACGAGGCCACCGAGCGCGAGCACCTGGCGCGCTGCGTCGAGGCCATCGAGCGGCTGTGCGGCCAGCGCCCGCAGGGCTGGTACACCGGCCGCGACAGCCCCAACACGCGGCGCCTGGTGGCCGACCACGGCGGCTTCCTCTACGACAGCGACCACTACGGCGACGACCTGCCCTTCTGGCTGCAGGTGCGCAAGACCGACGGCATGCTCGCGCCGCAGCTGGTGGTGCCCTACACGCTGGACACCAACGACATGCGCTTCGCCAGCGCGCAGGGCTTCGGCACCGGCGAGGACTTCTTCGACCACCTGCGCGACGCCTTCGACGTGCTGTACGCCGAGGGCGACCCCGCCGGCGAGAACCGGCCGAAGATGCTGAGCGTGGGCCTGCACTGCCGGCTGGTCGGGCGGCCGGCGCGCATGCGCGCGCTGCAGCGCTTCCTCGACCACGTGCAGGCGCACGACCGGGTGTGGGTCTGCCGCCGCATCGACATCGCGCGGCACTGGCAGCAGGTGCATCCGTTCGATCCGGCCACCGCGTTCGTGTGGGAGTGA
- a CDS encoding urate hydroxylase PuuD produces the protein MDAYLLDWANLLLRWLHVVAAIAWIGSSFYFVFLDNHLHPPEGEDLKAKGVDGELWAVHGGGFYNPQKYNVGPKQMPKGTLHWFYWEGHVAWLSGFALFSLLYLWNASSFLVDARVFAWSSPALAAAAAIAFLVVGFVVYDVICRVFGRNADGSVGGGNADLRVAALVFVYVVAAAWLACQLFAGRAAFLIVGAMLATTMSANVAMWIIPGQRKVVADLTAGRRPDPIHGQRGKQRSVHNTYFTLPVLVAMLSNHYGQFTNHPHNWLLLVGLMLLGALVRAYFVRRHKKGHSTPLMAASLALLALIVWAARPAPTPPAPPVAADASPPTLAQVQAVVNQRCVMCHNADMAQKNVRLHTPDLLVEHAQAMVQQVVVTRAMPLNNATQITEEERALIGRWVKAGAPAK, from the coding sequence ATGGACGCCTACCTGCTCGACTGGGCCAACCTGCTGCTGCGCTGGCTGCACGTGGTTGCCGCCATCGCCTGGATCGGCTCGTCGTTCTACTTCGTCTTCCTCGACAACCACCTGCACCCGCCGGAGGGCGAGGACCTGAAGGCCAAGGGCGTGGACGGCGAACTGTGGGCGGTGCACGGCGGCGGCTTCTACAACCCGCAGAAGTACAACGTCGGCCCCAAGCAGATGCCGAAGGGCACGCTGCACTGGTTCTACTGGGAGGGGCACGTCGCCTGGCTGTCGGGCTTCGCGCTGTTCTCGCTGCTGTACCTGTGGAACGCGTCGAGCTTCCTGGTCGATGCGCGGGTGTTCGCCTGGTCGTCGCCGGCGCTGGCCGCCGCGGCCGCCATCGCCTTCCTGGTCGTCGGCTTCGTGGTGTACGACGTCATCTGCCGCGTCTTCGGCCGCAACGCCGACGGCAGCGTGGGCGGCGGCAACGCCGACCTGCGGGTGGCGGCGCTGGTCTTCGTCTACGTGGTGGCCGCGGCCTGGCTGGCCTGCCAGCTGTTCGCCGGCCGCGCCGCCTTCCTCATCGTCGGCGCCATGCTGGCCACGACGATGAGCGCGAACGTGGCGATGTGGATCATCCCCGGCCAGCGCAAGGTGGTGGCGGACCTGACGGCCGGCCGCCGGCCGGACCCCATCCACGGCCAGCGCGGCAAGCAGCGCAGCGTGCACAACACCTACTTCACGCTGCCGGTGCTGGTGGCCATGCTGTCCAACCACTACGGGCAGTTCACCAACCACCCGCACAACTGGCTGCTGCTGGTGGGCCTGATGCTGCTGGGGGCGCTGGTGCGGGCCTACTTCGTGCGCCGGCACAAGAAGGGCCACAGCACGCCGCTGATGGCGGCGTCGCTGGCGCTGCTGGCCCTCATCGTCTGGGCCGCCCGCCCGGCGCCCACCCCGCCCGCGCCGCCGGTGGCCGCCGACGCCTCGCCGCCCACGCTGGCCCAGGTGCAGGCGGTGGTGAACCAGCGCTGCGTGATGTGCCACAACGCCGACATGGCGCAGAAGAACGTGCGCCTGCACACGCCGGACCTGCTCGTCGAGCACGCCCAGGCCATGGTCCAGCAGGTGGTGGTGACCCGCGCCATGCCGCTGAACAACGCGACGCAGATCACCGAGGAGGAGCGGGCGTTGATCGGGCGGTGGGTGAAGGCGGGGGCGCCGGCGAAGTAA
- the uraD gene encoding 2-oxo-4-hydroxy-4-carboxy-5-ureidoimidazoline decarboxylase, translating into MPLTLDQLNAASRDEVVALLDGTYEHSPWIAERAAAARPFASLAALKAALARVVREATRDEQLRLVRAHPELAGKAMVAKALTAESANEQQVSGLTACTPEEFATLQRLNADYNARFGWPFILAVRGPRGTGLTRQQIIAAFQRRLAMPPALELAECLRHIHRIAELRLDDKFGQPPLQGQRVWDWAEALAAHSDPGFGEHGQLTVTYLTDAHRACAAQLQQWMRDVGFDEVSLDAVGNVVGVYHGADPASKRLLTGSHYDTVRNAGKYDGRLGILVPMACVARLKAEGRRLPFGLEVVGFAEEEGQRYKATFIGSSALTGQFDTAWLDQPDADGIPMRQAMAHAGLDPAQIGAIRRDPARYLGFVEVHIEQGPVLNELDLPLGVVTSINGSVRYLGEVEGTASHAGTTPMDRRRDAACAVAELVLAVERIASAAPDLVGTVGQLEVPAGSINVVPGRCRFSLDLRAPTDAQRDALATEVLAELKAICERRGLPYRLEETMRAAAAPSAADWQRRWERAVAARGVPLHRLPSGAGHDAMKLHEVMPQAMLFVRGANGGISHNPLESTTDDDADLAVQAFNRLLDDLAQDLA; encoded by the coding sequence ATGCCGCTGACCCTGGACCAGCTCAACGCGGCCAGCCGCGACGAGGTCGTCGCCCTGCTGGACGGCACCTACGAGCACTCGCCGTGGATCGCCGAACGCGCGGCCGCGGCGCGGCCCTTCGCCTCGCTGGCGGCGCTGAAGGCCGCGCTGGCCCGCGTGGTGCGCGAGGCCACGCGCGACGAGCAGCTGCGGCTGGTGCGCGCCCACCCCGAACTGGCCGGCAAGGCGATGGTGGCGAAGGCGCTCACCGCCGAATCGGCCAACGAGCAGCAGGTGTCGGGCCTCACCGCCTGCACGCCGGAGGAGTTCGCCACCCTGCAGCGGCTGAACGCCGACTACAACGCCCGCTTCGGCTGGCCGTTCATCCTGGCGGTGCGCGGCCCGCGCGGCACCGGCCTCACCCGCCAGCAGATCATCGCCGCCTTCCAGCGCCGGCTGGCCATGCCGCCGGCGCTGGAGCTGGCCGAGTGCCTGCGCCACATCCACCGCATCGCCGAGCTGCGGCTGGACGACAAGTTCGGCCAGCCGCCGCTGCAGGGCCAGCGCGTGTGGGACTGGGCCGAGGCCCTGGCGGCGCACAGCGACCCCGGCTTCGGCGAACATGGCCAGCTCACCGTCACCTACCTCACCGACGCGCACCGCGCCTGCGCCGCACAGCTGCAGCAGTGGATGCGGGACGTCGGCTTCGACGAGGTGTCGCTCGACGCCGTGGGCAACGTGGTCGGGGTCTACCACGGCGCCGATCCCGCCTCGAAGCGACTGCTCACCGGCTCGCACTACGACACCGTGCGCAACGCCGGCAAGTACGACGGCCGGCTCGGCATCCTGGTGCCGATGGCCTGCGTGGCCCGGCTCAAGGCCGAGGGCCGGCGGCTGCCCTTCGGCCTGGAGGTGGTGGGCTTCGCCGAAGAGGAGGGCCAGCGCTACAAGGCCACCTTCATCGGCTCGTCGGCGCTGACCGGCCAGTTCGACACGGCCTGGCTGGACCAGCCCGACGCCGACGGCATCCCCATGCGCCAGGCGATGGCGCACGCCGGGCTGGACCCGGCGCAGATCGGCGCGATCCGCCGCGACCCGGCGCGCTACCTCGGCTTCGTCGAGGTGCACATCGAGCAGGGCCCGGTGCTCAACGAGCTGGACCTGCCGCTGGGCGTGGTCACCTCCATCAACGGCAGCGTGCGGTACCTCGGCGAGGTGGAAGGCACCGCCAGCCACGCCGGCACCACGCCGATGGACCGCCGCCGCGACGCCGCCTGCGCGGTGGCCGAGCTGGTGCTGGCGGTGGAGCGCATCGCCTCGGCCGCGCCCGACCTGGTCGGCACCGTCGGCCAGCTGGAGGTGCCGGCCGGCTCGATCAACGTGGTGCCGGGCCGCTGCCGCTTCAGCCTCGACCTGCGTGCGCCCACCGACGCGCAGCGCGACGCGCTGGCGACCGAGGTGCTGGCCGAGCTGAAGGCCATCTGCGAACGCCGTGGCCTGCCGTACCGCCTGGAGGAGACGATGCGCGCCGCCGCCGCGCCCTCGGCCGCCGACTGGCAGCGGCGCTGGGAACGTGCCGTCGCCGCGCGGGGCGTGCCGCTGCACCGCCTGCCCAGCGGCGCCGGCCACGACGCGATGAAGCTGCACGAGGTGATGCCGCAGGCCATGCTCTTCGTGCGCGGCGCCAACGGCGGCATCAGCCACAACCCGCTCGAATCCACCACCGACGACGACGCCGATCTGGCGGTGCAGGCCTTCAACCGCCTGCTCGACGACCTGGCCCAGGACCTCGCATGA